The Polyangiaceae bacterium genome contains the following window.
GCGCCACACCGCGGATCCGACGTTGCGGAAGGTGAACGAGAGCTTCACGGGATCCCCGGCGCACGCCACATAGTCGGCCTGCTTGCCGCGGAAGCGTCGCGCGCTGCTCCACTTGCGCACGGACTTGGCCTTCAAGGATTTCTCGCCGCCGGCCAGCTTCAAGAGCTCCGCCTTCGATCCGTTGAACACGTCGCGGTCGAAGCCCTGGCCGTTCTTGCAGTACTGCTTTTGTCCATCGCAATACTGCCAGAAGGCCCAGTTTTTCCACCCCGGCGGGAGCGAAGGACAGCTCGGACCGTAGGCGGCGATCCACAGCTTGTAGCTGCCGAAGGCCGTGCTCTTCACGTTGTCCTGCCAGAAGTAAGCGCCGGTGTAGATGATGGGCTTCTTGCCGGTCCCTTTCTCGACGATGTCGAGCCAGGTCTTCACCTTCTGGGCGATGGTGGCGGGGGACTGACCGCCGGTCATCTCCACGTCGATCACGCAGGGAAGATCGCCTTTGCCCAGCTTGCCGACCTTCTTGACCATCAGCTCCGCTTGCTTCGTCGCGCTCTGGCCGGGGTCGAAGTACTGGTAGGCGCCGCGCAAGATGCCCGCAGCCTTCATCTTCTTCCAGTTCGACGGAAAGTAGGCGTCGACGTAGCCGAGCCCGTGGCTCACCCGAGCGAAGCCGAAGTCCATGCCGGACTTCTTCTGCGCGTTCCAGTTGAAGCTCTCCTGCCACGCGGATACGTCGGCGCCTTGCACGGAGCTGTACTTGCTCACGCCGCACTTGGTCGAGAGCTCTTCTCCCGCCGTTCCGACCTCTTCATAGCCCGCGTGGGCGCTCTCACCGATGTCACTCGCGCAGCCGGATGCGAGGGCCACAGTCCCCGTCATCGCCGCCAGGAGCCCCGCTCGCAGAGCCTGGAACAAGTACCGCCGTGTCGTCACCGGAACCTCCGCTCGGCCCGGTTGCACGCGCCATTCCATGAACGGCATCGGGAAAAGCAGCCCTGCCGCTGCCGAAGGAATTCACTCGCGTGGGCGCCTTCAGCATGTTTTCTGCGGGTCTCGCCCCACGAGGTGTCAGAACAGGTGTCCTGACACTCAGAACCGCCCGCCGAAGGACATCATCCAGTCGCGGTGCTGGAGCTTCACCGACACCCCGGGGGAAAACGCGCTCACCTGATCCTGATAGCGCTGGGCCCGGGTGTTGTTGATGGTGTCGATGATCAGGAACGGAAGCCCGATGGCCGTGACGCCGATCCCGATGCCCTTCCACAGGTCCTTGTCCGCGGCGAAGCCGTAGGTCGCGATTCCGGCGCCGCCGAGGGTGAGGGCCAGCTCCGTGGCACGGTAGAACACGAATCGCGACGTGGTGCCGTCGATGTGCTCGAGCTCCTCCCGCTTGAATCGTGCGGGATCCGAATCCAGCAGCCCCTCATAGTGCTCGATCTCGGAGCCCACCTCGAAGGCGTAGAACACGGCACCGACGCCCTCGAGGGCGCCCATCGTCAAGAGCGGCCAACCGAGCCCGCGGGCGAAGTCGGAATCCCGGGTGACCAAGTACGCCCCGCTGCCCACGGACGCGGCGCCGAGACCGGCGACGACGTAGGCGGAGGTCCGTTCACCGCCGTAGTACGAGCGCAAGTCCGAGCGCATGTCCTCGCGGCTCGTCTGGGCCTGGGCAAGCCGAGGCAAGAGCAGAGCGCCGGCTGACAGCAGCCACGGGAGACGTTTCATCAGGCATGTATACGTCATGTATACTTAGAATCTACCTCGTTCCGTTGCAACGCTGAATTCAGCGCGGATTTGTGGCATACATCGCGTATTCCAGTGAACCTGACCGCTCCGGACTTGATGCAGCTGGCGGTGACCGCGCGCCCCACCCAGGGCGCCATCGTCGCGGCAGCGGCCCAGGTCTTCGTGGAGCTCGGCTACGCGGACGCCCGGGTGGAGGACATCCTCCAGCGCGCGGGCATCGCGCGGCGCACGTTCTACAAGTACTTCCGCAGCAAGGAGGACGTGCTCCGCACGCTGTACGAGCTCGGGACCTCGGAGCTGGTGCGTGCCATCGGAAGCGCGGCGGCGGAGGCGTCGGATCCGCTGGATGGCATCCGCTTCGGGCTCGACGTCTATCTGGATGCGCACGTGAGCAGCGGACCGCTGATGCGCGTGCTCATCGAGCAAGCCATGCGGATGGACTCGGAGCTTGCACCGCTGCGGCGGCGGTTCCGCGACGATCTAGTGCATCTGATGGGCGACGCCGTGCAGCACAGCACCGGCCAGAAGCACGACCCTATGCTCTACTTGGCGCTCATCTCGGCACTGGAGAGTATCTCCTTGGAGCTGTGCAGCACCGGTGCGAAGAAACGCGACGTGGCCCGTGCGAAGAAGGTCTTCCACGACCTTCTGTCCCGGGTCACGGGGGCGAAAGCCCCGTGACGTCCCAGCGCACTGGCTCCTTGGTGCCCGTCACGTCCACCAGCTGCAGTGTGTCGTGGTTGGTGTCCGCCACCAGCAGCATCTGACTGTCGGAAGGCACCACGGTGAGCCCGCCCGGGTAGAAGAAGGGTGGGGGGGAGCCATCCCCGGCGATGGTGGACACCATCATGGTGGACAGATCCAGGGCGCGGATCTTCGAGTTGTAGGTGTCCGCGATGTACAGCGTCTGGCCGTCCAGCGCCAAGCCCTGGTCGTGCTGAAGGGTCGCGCTCGCCGCCGGTCCGTCCTCGGCACCCCACACGAAGAGTCCCTGCCCCACCAGCGTGGTCACTGCGCCGGTGGCGATGTCGATCTTGCGGATGCTGGAGGACTCGGCGTCCGCCACGTACAGATAGGTTCCATCGCTGGCCAAGCCGCTGGGCTGCGCCATGCGCACTTCGTCCGCGGTGCCGTCGACCAAGCCCTCGTACCCGTTGCCGGCGAACGGCTCCACGGTGGCCGCCGCGGGATCGAACACGAAGACCTGATGCGTACCCGCGTTGGCCACGAAGATGCGCGTGTCCACCGCGAGGAGGTCCCAGGGCGAGGCCAACGACGTCTCGAGGGCCTTGCCGCCGTCGTGGAGCACGCCGCCGCGCTTCCCAGTTCCGGCCACCGTGGTGACGGTCTTGTTCGTCAAGTCGACCGCGCGGATCAGGTGGTTCGCGGTATCGCCGACGTACAGCACGTTGCCCATCAGCGCCAAGCCCTTGGGCGCGAAGAAACGGGCGGTGGCGTAGTCGCCGTCTGTCGTGCCCTCGGTGCCATCGCCGATCACGTCGGTGGTCGCGCCGCTGTCGTCCGTGAGCACCACGCGATCGTGGCCGCTGTCCGCAATGGCGTAGCCAGTGGCGGTGGGAATGACCTTCTCCGGGCTGGACAGCGGCGCGCTCGGGTCCTTCTCGCGCCCCAGGAAGTCGAGGGCCTCCGTGGCCAAGCCGCCTTCGGCCGCTTGCTCGTGCAGCGCGGACTCCACGATGTTGTCGAGGTACTCGACGGACGGCTCACCACCGATCTGCTTGATGATGCGACCGTGCGCGTCGACCACGAAGAGGGTGGGCCAACCGGGCGCCTCCCAGTCGGAGAACTCTTGATGCTTGGAGTCGATGGCCACCGGGTGGGTGATGCCCAGCTCCTCCATCTGCGCGCGCACCACCTCCGGCGGGGCGTCCGCCGAGAACTTCTGCGCGTGTACCCCCAACACCAGAATGGGATCCGTCTCGTGCTTGTGCGCGAAGGTCTCCAGCGTGGCCGCAACGTGAATGCAGTTGATGCAACCCGCCGTCCAGAAGTCGAGGATCAGGATGCGGCCCTTCAGATCTTCCCCGGTGAAGGCGCGCGTGGTGTTCAACCAGCCCCCCACCTTGGTGAGCCCGGACTCGGGAGCCTGCTTGCGGTCCGCCGGCTTGGTCAGCTCCACCGGATGGCCGTACTCTCGGGGCACCGGCTTTTGGGCGGCGATGGGCACGGCATCTCCCACCGGATCGCCGGCGATCGCGAACGGCGCCCCCAATGGCTCGCTGGGTGTCTTCTTCGTCTCCTTTTCGTCGGAGGACGATCCACATCCCAAGAGCAAAGCCGCGGCCAACACTGCAAAAAGCCAGACTCGAATCGCGCGCATTACAAACCTCTCCCGAGCTGAAGTATGGCGCGGCGCAGGCTTCGGTTACCCCCAGCGCTCGATTTTTTCTCGTGAGCTTTTCCACACTTGCGAGCCTTGCGGCAGACTTTCTCGTGGGGGACCCTGAAGCTCGATGTCCCTGCTTCGCGTCCTGCCCTTCGCCGCTGCTTCCCTCCTCACCATCGCCTGTGGCTCGTCGTCGGACGATCCCAAAAAGAGCACGCCCCAGGCGAAGTGCGACGACGACGCCACCACCGGCGTGTGCGTTACCCAGGTGACCGGCTCCCTCATGGACGAGAGCGGCGCGGCGGTGACCAACGCGCCGGTCAGCGTTTGCGGTGACATCTGTTATTACGGTCAGTCCGACGGCAGCGGCGCCTTCGAGGTGGACGTGAAGGCGCACATCGATCTCTCCGCCTACTTCTTGTTGGTCCACGCGCGACCAGAGAAGGCCGGCTTCTACTACAAGCTCCCAACCGAC
Protein-coding sequences here:
- a CDS encoding TetR/AcrR family transcriptional regulator, with product MNLTAPDLMQLAVTARPTQGAIVAAAAQVFVELGYADARVEDILQRAGIARRTFYKYFRSKEDVLRTLYELGTSELVRAIGSAAAEASDPLDGIRFGLDVYLDAHVSSGPLMRVLIEQAMRMDSELAPLRRRFRDDLVHLMGDAVQHSTGQKHDPMLYLALISALESISLELCSTGAKKRDVARAKKVFHDLLSRVTGAKAP
- a CDS encoding redoxin domain-containing protein, whose product is MRAIRVWLFAVLAAALLLGCGSSSDEKETKKTPSEPLGAPFAIAGDPVGDAVPIAAQKPVPREYGHPVELTKPADRKQAPESGLTKVGGWLNTTRAFTGEDLKGRILILDFWTAGCINCIHVAATLETFAHKHETDPILVLGVHAQKFSADAPPEVVRAQMEELGITHPVAIDSKHQEFSDWEAPGWPTLFVVDAHGRIIKQIGGEPSVEYLDNIVESALHEQAAEGGLATEALDFLGREKDPSAPLSSPEKVIPTATGYAIADSGHDRVVLTDDSGATTDVIGDGTEGTTDGDYATARFFAPKGLALMGNVLYVGDTANHLIRAVDLTNKTVTTVAGTGKRGGVLHDGGKALETSLASPWDLLAVDTRIFVANAGTHQVFVFDPAAATVEPFAGNGYEGLVDGTADEVRMAQPSGLASDGTYLYVADAESSSIRKIDIATGAVTTLVGQGLFVWGAEDGPAASATLQHDQGLALDGQTLYIADTYNSKIRALDLSTMMVSTIAGDGSPPPFFYPGGLTVVPSDSQMLLVADTNHDTLQLVDVTGTKEPVRWDVTGLSPP